The proteins below come from a single Peromyscus maniculatus bairdii isolate BWxNUB_F1_BW_parent chromosome 13, HU_Pman_BW_mat_3.1, whole genome shotgun sequence genomic window:
- the Kcnj13 gene encoding inward rectifier potassium channel 13 isoform X2 has product MDGSNCKVNAPLLSQRYRRMVTKDGHSTLQMDGAQRSLAYLRDAWGILMDMRWRWMMLVFSASFVVHWLVFAVLWCLCGEDCTAKKQSVLNPLH; this is encoded by the exons ATGGACGGCAGTAACTGTAAAGTTAATGCTCCTCTCCTAAGTCAAAGATACCGGAGGATGGTCACAAAAGATGGCCACAGCACACTTCAAATGGATGGTGCTCAAAGAAGTCTTGCTTATCTTCGGGATGCGTGGGGAATCCTAATGGACATGCGCTGGCGCTGGATGATGCTggtcttttctgcttcttttgttGTCCACTGGCTTGTCTTTGCAGTACTCTG GTGCCTTTGTGGCGAAGATTGCACGGCCAAAAAACAGAGCGTTCTCAATCCGCTTCACTGA
- the Kcnj13 gene encoding inward rectifier potassium channel 13 isoform X1, whose product MDGSNCKVNAPLLSQRYRRMVTKDGHSTLQMDGAQRSLAYLRDAWGILMDMRWRWMMLVFSASFVVHWLVFAVLWYVLAEMNGDLEIDHDVPPENHTICVKYITSFTAAFSFSLETQLTIGYGTMFPSGDCPSAIALLAIQMLLGLMLEAFITGAFVAKIARPKNRAFSIRFTDLAVVAHRDGKPNLIFQVANTRPSPLTSVRVSAVLYQERENGELYQTSVDFHLDGISSEECPFFIFPLTYYHTITPSSPLATLLQHENPPQFELVVFLSAMQEGTGEICQRRTSYLPSEIMLHHHFAALITRGSKGEYQVKMENFDKTVPEHPTPVVSKSPHRTDLDIHINGQSIDNFQISETGLTE is encoded by the exons ATGGACGGCAGTAACTGTAAAGTTAATGCTCCTCTCCTAAGTCAAAGATACCGGAGGATGGTCACAAAAGATGGCCACAGCACACTTCAAATGGATGGTGCTCAAAGAAGTCTTGCTTATCTTCGGGATGCGTGGGGAATCCTAATGGACATGCGCTGGCGCTGGATGATGCTggtcttttctgcttcttttgttGTCCACTGGCTTGTCTTTGCAGTACTCTGGTATGTTCTAGCTGAGATGAATGGTGATCTGGAAATAGATCACGATGTCCCACCTGAAAACCACACTATCTGTGTGAAGTACATCACCAGTTTCACAGCTGCATTCTCCTTCTCCCTGGAGACGCAACTTACAATTGGTTATGGTACCATGTTCCCCAGTGGTGACTGTCCAAGTGCAATCGCCTTACTTGCCATACAAATGCTCCTAGGCCTCATGCTAGAGGCTTTTATCACag GTGCCTTTGTGGCGAAGATTGCACGGCCAAAAAACAGAGCGTTCTCAATCCGCTTCACTGACTTAGCAGTAGTAGCTCACAGAGATGGCAAACCCAATCTTATCTTCCAAGTAGCCAACACCCGGCCCAGCCCTCTGACCAGTGTTCGGGTCTCAGCTGTACTCTATCAGGAAAGAGAAAACGGTGAACTCTACCAGACCAGTGTGGACTTCCACCTTGACGGCATCAGTTCTGAGGAATGTCCGTTCTTCATCTTCCCGCTAACCTACTACCACACCATTACACCGTCAAGTCCTCTAGCTACCCTGCTCCAGCATGAGAACCCTCCACAGTTTGAATTGGTTGTGTTCCTCTCGGCAATGCAAGAAGGCACTGGGGAAATCTGCCAAAGGAGGACATCCTACCTACCCTCTGAGATCATGTTACATCACCATTTTGCCGCTCTGATAACTCGAGGTTCCAAAGGTGAGTATCAAGTCAAGATGGAGAATTTTGACAAGACTGTTCCTGAACATCCAACTCCTGTGGTCTCTAAGAGTCCACACAGGACTGACCTAGATATTCATATCAATGGACAAAGCATTGACAATTTTCAGATCTCTGAAACAGGCCTGACAGAATAG